The genomic DNA TTGCAGAAACCGACCACACGGGCAGCTTTGGGCACCTCGGTAAACATGAAGAAATCGGCAGCAGTATTCTGTGTCGGCTGAACGGTTACCTGCTTCATGGAGCAGAGCGGTGTCACCGACCCGGCAAGGGGAGGATCGATCGCAACCTGCTGGTCGAACAGGGTAAGCCAGTTGGGAACGACATGGTCAAACCCGGTATTTTCAATCGTGCCGACGCAGACGGCCGGGAGTAACAGCTGGCTCGGCCGGAACTCGTCGCCAAAATCAACGTTCTTGTCTTCCTCTTTTACGGTCTCGTATCCGGACGGTGTGACCGCTTCCACAATATACGTCCCCGGGTCAAGTGCACCGCCTGCCGGTGATCCGAAAGCGTAACCGCCATCGAACACACCAGGACGCACCTGGTTCCAGGTTCCATAGTTGTCGTAGCAGGGCTGCACGCCCGCTATCGGCGGCAGATCCTGAACGCAACCGGTCGGTTTGTTGTCGTCCCAGCTGTCGGTGGTAGCCAGTTCGATGGCGTCTCCCAGACTGAAATTGGTGCCGTCACCGCTGCGAACTACGTCTTCAGGGCCTTTCGGGGCGGTATTGTCGGACCAGCCGAAAGGATAGTTGTCCACATCACATAGCTGCACTCCTGCTACGCCGTTCAGGTCATCTATGATCCCATTGGCATCGGTGTCCCTGTAGAGACAGACCTGGACCCTGGGGATGCCGGGGCACCAGGGCTCACCTGCTGCCATCCGGGGGTCATTTTCGGCACGGGTCACATCATAGAACACGATGCCGCTGATACCGCCGTTCTCGTTCAGCTGGTAGTTGACCTTGCCCCAATCGATGACATTGGTCTGGTTGAGAAACAGGTGCATCGCCTGGGTCAGAACCGGTCCCGTTTCCGTGCGCGACAGATCGTTGCCCGTATTCGGGTTTACCATAACCTGGGGCTGAGGATTCAGGGCTCCGAAAGACGGAACTATCCAGCCGCTTGCAGGAGGAATCTGCCCGCCGTAATCAACCGCAGCAGTCATGCCGGTCGGCTTGAACCGCAGATAATCGACCTCGGCAACAAGCCATTTGAAAAAGGGAAAAACCTCTTCGAGGGAATATTCACCTCCCGGAACCGTCGTCGTAGCCTGGTACACCGAGCCGTCCCTGAACCGGAGGTTAACTGCCTGATTCGCTATTCCCTGCTCTCCTTCATCACGGAACCCGTTCTGATTCACATCGAAAAATACTGATCCCTTCAAAGTTCCGAACCACCGGAACGACATCACGTTGCCGAGGTCGATCGTGCCAGCGCCAGCCGGAACGGTGACGGTGTTGAAGCCGAACAGGGCATCGAGAGGCCGGTCCCACGTCACGAGCTGGTAAGTTCCCGGAGGAACGTTCTCGATGGTGAAATTGCTCTCTCCGTCACAGGGCACGGCTATCAACCCTTTGTTGACGGCAGCGAGATTGTTTAGACCGACCCAGCAACCCGATACCGGCGGCCCCTCGAAAAACCCCTGATTCGTCGGAGGGCGACCGAAGTGATTGAAAATGTTGCGCCCCTTGATCGTCGCCCCTCCCGGGCCTTGTCCGGCCCATGGGAGCTCCTCCGGCTTTACGAATCCGATGAACACGTGATTGAAGCCGGTGCCGAACCCCTCGATGAAAAGGGGTGGTTCATTCGCCTTAACCCATGCGTCGATGCCTGGGGTCCCTTCGATGGTGGAGGTCTGGGTCCACCCCGCAGCGTCCCCCGGTGGCACAGCCCTGATGCCGTACTTGCCGGGAACAAGATTTTTGATGAAGGCCTGACCATTGGCATCGGTGAGAATGACGCCGGTTCCCATTACATCCACACTGGAGCAATCGCTGGCGCTATAGGTTGTCCCGAGGGGATTGCCGCACGCATCCTGGGACATCTGCCCGCCAAGGTCGAAAATCTTGATTGAAGCGCCTGCAATCCCTTCTTCTCCCGCATCGGGGGTGTTGTTGATCGGGTTATGGTCCTTGAATATGAAGATGGAGACCTGGGCGGTCGGCAGAGGGTTCTGGTGGACTTTGACCGTAACTGCCGAGGCACCTGCTCCAACCATTGTCCCGCTTATGCTGAAGCCGGCGTCAGGGAGGACAGAGAGGAAGTAGCGCTTATTTGAGTCAGGCACGGTTATGCTTGTGCTTCCTCCGGCTGCATTCCCCTTGGCGACGACTGGAGCATGGCTGTTATGGATGTCGAGGCCGATGCTGTCTCCCACCCGTACGCCCGGAGGCGACTGGTTAGTGTTATCCTCTTCCAGCAGCCATCTGAAGCCGCTTACGGGGAGATTGCAGTTGTTGGCGGAGTCGCAACCGACCACATTCACCGTGAAGGCGTAGAGGTCGGTCTGTAGAGCGAGCCCCGCCAACAGCGTTACGCAGGTTGCAAAGAACCGGCGAAATCTGCTTCGAGAAGCCCTGCAGGTGTTTCTTCTCATGTTCTCCTCCTTCCTGAAATGACGAACCTGTGCTGCCGGTCATTCACCACTCGCTTTGCGGTAAATAATTAGTTTTTGCCAATTATAGACATGGTTGAGCCGGTGTCAAAGACACGAAATTCTTTTTTTTTCTAATTATAAAGAAGCTGCTTCCTGCGCGCATTTCCAGTGATACATTCATCATTTTCTGGAGAATTTCGGAGACCGCTCTCTCCCAGTCGGAATCAGCAATGTCTGCAACTGCAGTCCAGCCAACATTTTTTACTGTTTTCCCAAAAATAAATTTTGTACTGGAATTGACAGCAAGGTCCGTACTGCTAGAATTCATTAATTAAATTTTACGGGTTTGGTCAATATTGCATGAGCAGACGAGGGGGAGCTTTAATGATGATGTTCGGCAGGGTGAAAACGTTTTCAGCACTGTTCATGGCGATAGTGTTTCAGGCCGCTTCCGGTTCGGCTGAAGAGGCTGGTCCCCTGAAGACTGAACGGGATCGGGTGAATTATGCAATCGGGGTCAATTTCGTGGGAAACATGAAGCGGCAGGGAGTCACCATCGACATCGACCTGGTGATGCTCGGCATGAGGGACGCTGCCGCGGGGGGAAAACTCCTGCTGTCGGATGAAATGATACGCAAAGGGGTCGAGCAGTACCATGCGGCAGTGAGGCAGAAACGTACGCAGGTGGTTACAAGGGAAGCGGAGGATAACAGGGGGAAGAGGGGGGACATGGCGAGCGGGGAAAGACCGGCTCGGTAGGGCTGACCAGACGCCGGCCTTCGATTTGGAATTCCGGGCGATCAGGTGATCGTCAAGGACATACAAGAGAGGAGGAGGGTATGAAAAGGATGGGTGTAGTGGCGGCAGGGGGGATTCTGTCCATTTTTCTGGCTGCAACGGTGTATGCCGCTCCGAAAATTTCACACGGCAGCTCGCAGGCCGGTCAGGAGTCTGCTGGAAAAAGGGCCATGGCCGCCAAGCGTGAGCGGGAGAAGAAGGTCCAGGAAGTAAAGAAACGGGCGTTTGCCGCGAGACAGCAGGCACTGGGCGTGAGCAGCGGAGCCGGGAACTGAAGAAGACTTGAGTCAAATATTCCAAGGAGGAACTATGTACGGGCGAAATCTGTTGAAGAAGATGTTCCTGCTGACGACCGCCGTCCTTTCCTGTGGAACCGGCGCCGCCTTGGCAGCGACTCCGGTGCCGAATCCGGGAGGCACGCCTGATTACTTCGCCACACCGAACTGGGCGAACAGCCCTCCCCTCAGAAAATTCGTGGATACCCTTCCGGGGCTCGGGGTGGCAAATGCAAACAACCTGGGTCAGTACATGCCGGTTGCGATCCCTGACAGGAGCACGTATCCGGGGTCGGATTATTACGAGATCGAGATCGGCGAATACAATGAGAAGATGCATTCCGACCTCCCGCCGACCAGGCTTCGGGGATACCGTCAGACAAACACCAACAATGCATCAGTCAGGCAGTTCCGGTATCTGGGCCCCCTGATCATCGCCCGCAAGGACCGGCCGGTGCGCATCAAGTTCACCAACAGTCTTCCGACCGGTTCGGGTGGAGATCTCTTCGTCCCGACAGATACAACCGTTATGGGTTCGGGTGGGTTCGTGATCGATTATGATCCCGCGACGAAGCTCCCCATCCCCGAGATTTCAGGGATGTTCTCACAGAACCGCGCCACTCTACATCTCCATGGGGGGCACTCTCCCTGGATCAGCGATGGTACGCCGCATCAGTGGATTACTCCGAAGGGGGAAGATACCCCTTATCCGAAAGGGGTCAGTGTCGGATATGTGCCCGATATGTGGTTCGATGCGAACGGGAATACGATAACCTCATGCGCCGGGCAGACTACCTGTGCCGTTCCGGGAGCGACCAACAATCCGGGCCCGGGAGCGCAAACCTACTACTGGAGCAATCAGCAGAGTTCGCGGCTCATGTTCTACCACGATCATTCCTGGGGAATCACGCGCCTCAACGTCTATGTGGGTGAGGCTGCGGGTTTTCTGCTTACTGACGACACCGAGCAGAGCCTGCTCTCAGCCGGGCTCATTCCAGCAGACCAGATTCCGCTCATCATCCAGGACAAGACCTATGTGGACGAGACAACCCTTCCGGAGACCGATCCCACGTGGAATTGGGGTACCCAGCCGGGCTATGCCGTTACCGGCGATCTCTGGTGGCCCCATGTCTACATGCCTGCCCAGAACCCCTTCAATCCCAACATGAGCGGGATGAATGACTTCGGCCGGTGGCATTACGGCCCCTGGTTCTTTCCACCGACCCCTATTTGCGGGTCGAATCCCAATGCCGTAGTTCCCTATTGCATCACTCATGGGCCGGTGCCGAATCCCCTCTACGACCCAAATTGCGACCCGGCAACCGCCTCCAACGGGTTCTGCCAGCCCCCCGAGATGCCTGGTACCCCCAATCCCTCCTGGGGAGCTGAAGCATTTCTGGATACGATGATAGTCAATGGGACCGCGTATCCCTCAGTCACCGTCAGTCCGAAGGCATACCGCCTGCGGGTACTGAACGCCGCCCACGACCGGTTCCTCAATCTTCAGATATACAAGGCGAGCCCGATTGTAAGCAGCGTCACGCTTACCAACGGGGGGAGCGGCTACACCTCGGCTCCGACGGTCAGCATCACCGGTGGTGGCGGCAGGGGTGCTACCGCGGTGGCAACAGTGGACCTGACTCCCGGCAGCCCCACATTCGGTCGGGTCACCGGTATCGATGTCACCAGCGTAGGAAGCGGC from Geobacter sp. DSM 9736 includes the following:
- a CDS encoding FKBP-type peptidyl-prolyl cis-trans isomerase N-terminal domain-containing protein, yielding MMMFGRVKTFSALFMAIVFQAASGSAEEAGPLKTERDRVNYAIGVNFVGNMKRQGVTIDIDLVMLGMRDAAAGGKLLLSDEMIRKGVEQYHAAVRQKRTQVVTREAEDNRGKRGDMASGERPAR